The DNA window TCTCTAGTACGGTCAATTCAATGCGATGAAGCATTTTGTCAATCGCCCAGGTCTCCACTGCCCGCAATAACTGAGTTCCCGTTCCTTTGGCCCTACAGTGCTGATGAACGCCTATCACGAGGTAAACCGAATGCTGTTTTCGTTTTACCGTATCTCCTATAGCGAATAAATAACCTATTAAGTCAGTTTGTTCTTCCGCTACAAATACGACTGTCTCTTCGCTTGAACTAGTGAGGCGTTTTTCAAGTTGTTCACTTGTCGTTTGTCGTTCGCCTGGTTCATATAACATATGCTTCGACTCTTCTACATGTTTCATTAGAACGATCAGTCGCTCCGCATCCGTTGGAATTGCTTTTCTAATAATCATGACTTTTCTCCTTACATTATGATATGGCTTCTGTTCTGACTTGCTCTTTTTTAGATTTTCTAACAAACAAACCTGTATAAACAAGTAATGTACCAATCATCAACAATACGCCCATATAGACAGACATCATGGTTGGAATAAGAAATGCACCAATAATAATAGTTAATCGTGCTAACATATCTGCACCGCTAAATGAAATATTAGAAAAAGCGGAATACGAACCTCTTTTATCTTCTGGAATCATGTTAGCGATTTCTGCATTACGAACAGGTGAATAAACCAATTCACCAATTGTTCCAATAAAATTAAACAGTATTAATAAATACCAACTATTCGCTGAAGTGATTGTGACATAGCCTATGCTGTATAGAAAAAGACCTGCTAACAATACGTGCCGCTTAGCATAACGATCTGTGTATTTGTTTACTATAAATGTCAAAAAAACGACGAGCAACATGTTTTGGATATTCAACAAACTTAACATGCGAACACCCGCAACTGCAAAATCACCTATCATAAATGTCTCAAAGCTTTCAGCCAGTCGAACACCTATATAACTATTCAACGAGAATTCTGCTGAGAAAATAAACATAGAACCAATCACTACTTTAACAAAAGGACGATCTTGAAATGCAACTTTGTAGTTTTGCATTAAATCGATCACTACGTTTTGGTGTCGTTTTTTCAAGGTTTGAACTTGTTCAACTTTTAGCCAAATGTGATAAGCAATTGGCAAGCAAGCAGAAGTCACAGTTAACATGATAAATAATTCGATTTGATGATTTAAATACAATAATCCTCCGAGTGCAGCACCAATCGCCATTGATAAGTTAACAAGCCAGTAATCAACTGCATAAATTGCTTTGCGATTTTCTGGTGTCGTTGAATCGATAATGATTGCATGCATCGCTGGACGCCCTATGCTACTTGTAACAATAAATAAGACATATGCCAGTGCAAACAAGCCAATCCATCTATCTGTCGGAAACAGACTCACTGCCATTAGTAAAAACATAATTGCACTCAGTGAAGATGTCATCACTAACACTATTTTTCTAGGAAAGCGATCTGAAATATACCCCCCGATCATATTAACAAAAAAGCCAATAAATACAGTAATGATCAAAAATGATCCTGCCCACACTTTACTCATTTCCTGTGCAAAGAAAAGAGCCATGAATGGCATAACAGCTGATGCGACTGCCCGATTAAAAAATGAAGTGATCAAACGAACTTTAATATTTTGTGGATAGTCTTTCCATTTCATCTTGTCAGCCCCCTTTGTCTTATGTATATTAAACTAGACAATAAAAACTAAAAATAGACAATTTTTAAAAATATGTCCACTTTTAGGAGGAGGTATTATGGAACGTACTCTTTTAGCCTTGTGGCATGCTGTCCCTTCTGGAAATATTAAACAAGCCCAATTAGCTGATCAACTCGGACTAAGTAGCAAACAAACAGCACGCCTTCTTCGGAAATGGGCAGAAGAAGGATGGTTCACCTTTACTGCTGGACGTGGAAGAGGTAACTCTTCTTATATTCAATGGCATATGCATGTGGAAGAACTTTATGAACAACAAATGGTTCAATTAATTAAAGAGAAATCTATAGAAACTGCTAGTAAGTATTTATTATTTGACTGGTCTCCGGTAGTTAAGCAGCGTCTATTACATCTACTTCGCTCTAATTTTGGTTATGTTCAAAATAGAGTAGATCAAATCGATAAACTTATCATTCCAAGAAAATATCCTATATTAACACTTCATCCGTTATACGCTTCAGATATTCATAGCGCTAATATGGTCGCAAATGTATATAGCCGTCTCGTAACTGTAGACGAAAGTGGTTCTGTAACGCCAGAACTTGCGCATAGTTGGGATTTAACTAAAAATCATGTTCGCTTGTATTTGAGAAAGGAAATTTTTTTTCACGATGGTTCTTATTTAACAGCAATAGATGTCGCTAACTGTTTAGATCGATTACGAAACGACTCTTCTTATGCCGATCTATGGAAACCCATTGAGTCAATTTCAACCAGTGGCCCCCATATAATTGATATTTCTTTTCCAAATGGTTGCAGCTATTGTTTACAAATGCTTGGCATGATCAATGCCAGCATATATAAAGAAACATCTCAACAAACAATTGGTTCAGGCAGCTTTTATGTGTCAGAAAACAATGAACAAAAAACGACTTTACACGCATTTAGTAATTATTTTCAACAACGTCCTTTGATTGATGTGGTTGAATTTATACAGGTATCAGGCGACTTCGATGTTGCTTATCGTTCTTCTTGTGAGTTGACAGAAGAGACTTTTCAAGTTGAAAGTGATTCAGGATTTGGTGTCGTGATTATTAATGCGTTTAAAAATTCACCCATTAGAAACAAAGAAATTCGTGACTATATTCACTACGCGATTGCGAAACACCGTCATAAGATAGGCCAGTTCCATACCCGTGCGATAGCCAATCATAAAAGTTGCTTGATTGGACAGGAGCAACATCCATTTGTGTTACCTCCTTCTAACCGTCCAAACTTTGAACATCCTTTAATCATCAAAGCTGCAAACTATACAGACGGCGCAACGCGTTGGCTGAAAGAATCACTAGAAAGTGAAGGAATTCCTATTGAGATACAATGGATGTCTTTCAAAGAAAAGTTAACAGACGTAAACGCTGATCAAAAAGCTGATCTTTTTGTGCATGGTGAGGTATTCGAGATGAATCAAAATTTTTCATTTTTTTACTTTCTTGCCAATGGAAATTCGCCTTTAGCTACCATCATGAAGTCTCAGCCACTATTCAATAATTACTTAGAGCAATACGCCACTACTCCTTTTGAAGACTGGACAGCATTAAACCTAAAGGTTGAACAAGACTTAATCGCTTCATCCATTATGCTACCCCTTTATTATGAAAAGCGTCACATTCCATTTTCTATTGATGTGATGGATCTTACTCTTAGTCATTTTGGCTTCGTGGATTTCTCTAAATTATGGGTTCGTCCATTTAGTCAAACTTAATAAAAAAACAAGGCCATTACGCATATTGCGTAATGGCCTTGTTTTTTAAAGTACGTTTAAATTGATTGTTAAAATAAGATACAGACTTAAGCTAAGAAAGTTGAACAGCACAAGGTTCAATTTTAAATCACCTTTAATACCGATTAGCGCTGAAACTAAACCGACAACACTTAATAAGCTTGGCAATTGTGGATGAACATTTAACAAAAATTCAAGGGGTCCTTGGAACCAATGAATAGCCGCTAAAGTTAACGGGAGCAAAGTCAGAAGACAAATACTTGCTGAAATGCACGAGAAGCATTTCTCATTCATAAGAACACCACCTTTACCTGTTCATTCTTATTGCCATGGCATCGACAGTTGAAAATCTCTTAGCTTTTGAAACAGCAAATTCTAAATCCATTTTTAATGAAATATTGTTTCTATATTCAAAAAATAAAAAATCTATAGTTTTATGTACAATATGAATAAAGTCTTTAAACCTATATAACTTCCTTTTTAAACGGAGTTTTAGTAAACTCCTATCACTATTAGACTACATTCATTTCTACACTTTGTAAACATAAATTTACTAATTTAATATTTTTAACGTAAATTTAAAGGAAATCTACACTTTTATTCGTAAATATGAAAGTTGATTCATAAAAAAGAACCCTCAAAGGGCTCTATAGTGTTAAATCAAATTTTTCTAGCAAATCTTTTAAGGCTGGTCTACTATTCCCATCTCGACCCACGACAGCTTCAGCTGTTATTAACGAATTTAAAACTGCTTCTTCCGTAGCTTCTCCAACGGCTCTAAATGCCTCATCTATATCTTGTTCGTGTATGGTTTTAATTGCTAAAGATTTTTCCGGTTTGTAGTGTGGAATTTTATTGGCAGTTGAGAAACCGATTACAATTTCCCCACTTCCATTAGTGATGATGGAACCTGTTCGTGAAAGTCCAGTGACAGATCGTTTCAATATGCGATTGAGTTGACGCTCTGAAACAGGTAAATCGGTAGCTACAATGATCATGATTGAGCCTTTATCTTGTTCTTCGAGTGATTGCAAGATTTGTTTTTTTAATTCTTTCCCAATCACTTTTCCCTGAATAGTTAAATCACTTAGCATGCCAAAGTTTGATAGCACTAATACACCTATAGTATAGCTTGCATCGGTTAATTCTACTATACGTGAAGCCGACCCTATTCCGCCTTTAAGTGAATAACATAGCATGCCTCTACCCGCACCAATAGCTCCTTCTTCAAATTCTTCACTAGTTGTATCAAGTGCACGTCGTACATGTTCTTCTTTAACAAAGCGGCCTCGTACATCATTTAAAATCATGTCATTGCATTCTCCAACAACCGGATTAACGGTACCAGTTGTACTTCCAATATCCTCATTGTTTTCAAGCATATAATCAATAATGGCATTAGCAGCTGTTCCGACATTTAACGTATTTGTTAACACGATGGGTGTTTCGAGAACACCCAGTTCAGCCAATTGAATGGTACCCATTGTTTTACCAAAACCGTTTATAACATGACTCGAAGCAATTAATTTTTCATGAAATACATCACTTTGATGAGGCTTTATTGCAGTGACACCTGTTTGCATATTGCCTTCACTTAACGTCACGTGCCCTACTGTTACACCTGTTACATCTGTTATGGCATTTCTCTTCCCTGTCTTCAATGTACCAATTTTTACACCGT is part of the Planococcus sp. PAMC 21323 genome and encodes:
- a CDS encoding GNAT family N-acetyltransferase, whose protein sequence is MIIRKAIPTDAERLIVLMKHVEESKHMLYEPGERQTTSEQLEKRLTSSSEETVVFVAEEQTDLIGYLFAIGDTVKRKQHSVYLVIGVHQHCRAKGTGTQLLRAVETWAIDKMLHRIELTVLEKNTAAIALYKKMGFIVEGVKRDSICMDGEYANELYMAKLLKHASIQ
- a CDS encoding MDR family MFS transporter, which gives rise to MKWKDYPQNIKVRLITSFFNRAVASAVMPFMALFFAQEMSKVWAGSFLIITVFIGFFVNMIGGYISDRFPRKIVLVMTSSLSAIMFLLMAVSLFPTDRWIGLFALAYVLFIVTSSIGRPAMHAIIIDSTTPENRKAIYAVDYWLVNLSMAIGAALGGLLYLNHQIELFIMLTVTSACLPIAYHIWLKVEQVQTLKKRHQNVVIDLMQNYKVAFQDRPFVKVVIGSMFIFSAEFSLNSYIGVRLAESFETFMIGDFAVAGVRMLSLLNIQNMLLVVFLTFIVNKYTDRYAKRHVLLAGLFLYSIGYVTITSANSWYLLILFNFIGTIGELVYSPVRNAEIANMIPEDKRGSYSAFSNISFSGADMLARLTIIIGAFLIPTMMSVYMGVLLMIGTLLVYTGLFVRKSKKEQVRTEAIS
- a CDS encoding ABC transporter substrate-binding protein, with the translated sequence MERTLLALWHAVPSGNIKQAQLADQLGLSSKQTARLLRKWAEEGWFTFTAGRGRGNSSYIQWHMHVEELYEQQMVQLIKEKSIETASKYLLFDWSPVVKQRLLHLLRSNFGYVQNRVDQIDKLIIPRKYPILTLHPLYASDIHSANMVANVYSRLVTVDESGSVTPELAHSWDLTKNHVRLYLRKEIFFHDGSYLTAIDVANCLDRLRNDSSYADLWKPIESISTSGPHIIDISFPNGCSYCLQMLGMINASIYKETSQQTIGSGSFYVSENNEQKTTLHAFSNYFQQRPLIDVVEFIQVSGDFDVAYRSSCELTEETFQVESDSGFGVVIINAFKNSPIRNKEIRDYIHYAIAKHRHKIGQFHTRAIANHKSCLIGQEQHPFVLPPSNRPNFEHPLIIKAANYTDGATRWLKESLESEGIPIEIQWMSFKEKLTDVNADQKADLFVHGEVFEMNQNFSFFYFLANGNSPLATIMKSQPLFNNYLEQYATTPFEDWTALNLKVEQDLIASSIMLPLYYEKRHIPFSIDVMDLTLSHFGFVDFSKLWVRPFSQT
- a CDS encoding DmpA family aminopeptidase, whose product is MKNQKRIRDYGVKIGTLKTGKRNAITDVTGVTVGHVTLSEGNMQTGVTAIKPHQSDVFHEKLIASSHVINGFGKTMGTIQLAELGVLETPIVLTNTLNVGTAANAIIDYMLENNEDIGSTTGTVNPVVGECNDMILNDVRGRFVKEEHVRRALDTTSEEFEEGAIGAGRGMLCYSLKGGIGSASRIVELTDASYTIGVLVLSNFGMLSDLTIQGKVIGKELKKQILQSLEEQDKGSIMIIVATDLPVSERQLNRILKRSVTGLSRTGSIITNGSGEIVIGFSTANKIPHYKPEKSLAIKTIHEQDIDEAFRAVGEATEEAVLNSLITAEAVVGRDGNSRPALKDLLEKFDLTL